CGCCAAAAATCCACTGCGAACGTTTAGCGAAATAGTCGCGGTTCTGGTACATGCGGTTCAGCAGCGGATCGTCGCCCTTCTCCTGCGCCAGTAGCGCACTCAGTTGCTCACCGCGCTCGCGTGTGCCTTCACCGCGATCTTTGTTCTCCAGCCATTGGCGCAACGCCTGCTGTAACGCCTCGCTGTGCGGCGCAGCCAGTGCATCCATCGCATCACTGGCGAGTTGTTCACGCACCGCACGCCCGCCGAGCATCATCCCGAGGCCAAACTCGGCGTTATCTTCAAACAACGAGTTAGCCCACGCCGGGCCTTGCCCTTTATGGTTGGTGGTCCACGGAATTGACGGCGCGCTGGCCCCCCAAATCGACGAACATCCCGTGGCGTTGGCGATCATCATGCGATCGCCAAACAACTGCGTCACCAGCCGCGCATACGGGGTTTCGCCGCAGCCCGCGCAGGCACCGGAAAACTCCAGCAGCGGGGTTTCAAACTGGCTGCCTTTGACTGTGGTTTTGTTGAACGGATTGCTTTTCGGCGACAGCGCCAGCGCATAATCCCACACCGGTTGCATCGCTAACTGGCTCTCCAGCGGCTGCATGGTCAGGGCTTTGCCCTTCGCCGGGCAGATATCGACACAGTTGCCGCAGCCGGAACAATCGAGCGGCGAAATGGCCAGATGATAGTCGTAATCCTTCGCCCCCTGCGCCGCTTTACTCAGCAACGCTATCGGGGCCGCATCGCGCTCTTCCTGATTCAGCAGCGCCGGGCGAACGGCGGCATGCGGGCAGATAAAGGCGCACTGATTACACTGGGTACAGCCTTCGGGGTTCCACACCGGCACCTGCAACGCAATGCCGCGTTTCTCCCACGCTGCGGTTCCTGTCGGGAATGTCCCGTCCTCCATACCGACAAAGGCGCTGACCGGCAGTTTGTCGCCGTTCTGCCGGTTCATCGGTTCGAGAATGTCGCGGATAAAATCCGGCATCATCCGCGTCTCTTCCACCGTGTCATCTTCCAGCGTCGCCCAGCGTTCCGGCACCATCACTTCCTGGATGGCTTCCATCCCCAGATCAATGGCGGCATTGTTCATATCCACCACTTTTTGCCCTTTACTGCCGTAGGATTTCTCGACCGCCTGCTTCAGGTAATCAGACGCCGCTTGCGGATCAATAATCCCCGCCAGTTTGAAGAATGCCGCCTGCATTAGCATGTTAAAGCGCCCGCCCAGCCCCAGCTTGCGGGCGATATCCACCGCGTTGAGGGTATAGAAACGGATCCCTTCGCGGGCGATATAACGCTTCATACTGTTTGGCAGCCGCGCTTCCAGCTCTTCACCAAACCAGGTGCAGTTCAGCAGGAATGTGCCGCCGGGGTTCAGCCCCTCCAGCAGATCGTACTTATCGACGTAGGATTGCTGCGAGCAGGCGATAAAATCCGCGCGGTGGATCAGGTACGGCGAGGTAATCGGCCGTTCGCCAAAACGCAGATGCGAAACGGTAATGCCGCCAGATTTTTTCGAATCGTAGGCAAAGTAGGCCTGCGCGTACATCGGCGTTTTATCACCGATGATCTTGATGGCGCTCTTGTTGGCGCTGACCGTACCGTCGGAACCCAGCCCCCAGAATTTACAGGCGGTGATCCCCTCGCGGGAAACGTGGACCTCATGAGAGGGCACCGGCAGCGACGTGTGGGTGACATCGTCGAAAATCCCCACCGTGAAACCATCTTTCGGCAGCGGTTTTTTCAGGTTCTCAAACACCGAGACAATATGCCCCGGCAGCACATCTTTACCGCCCAGCGCATAGCGCCCGCCAACAATCAGCGGCGCGTCATGCTGGTGATAAAACGCGTTTTTCACATCCAGGCACAGCGGTTCTGCCTGCGCGCCCGGCTCTTTGGTGCGATCGAGCACCGCAATACGTTTGACGCTTTTCGGAATTTTGGCGAAGAAGTGCGACAGCGAAAACGGCCGGAACAGATGTACCGTCACCAGGCCCACTTTTTCACCGCTGTCGATCAGTGCGTCCACCACTTCGGAAATGGTGTCGCATACCGACCCCATTGCCACGATGATCTGTTCCGCATCGTCTGCGCCGTAGTAATCAAACAGGTGGTATTCGCGGCCGGTCAGGCGATAGATCTCCGCCATATAGTTTTCGACGATCTCCGGCAGCGCATCGTAGTAGCGGTTGGCAGCTTCCCGCTCCTGAAAATAGATATCGGGGTTTTGCGCGGTACCGCGAATCACCGGATGATCCGGGTTCAGGGCGTTACGGCGAAAGCGGTTCAGCGCGTCGGTATCCAGCAACGGTGCCAGATCGTCATACTCCAGCACTTCAATTTTCTGGATCTCGTGAGAAGTACGAAAACCATCAAAGAAGTTAATAAAAGGCACGCGGCCTTTAATGGCAGAAAGGTGCGCCACCGCCGAGAGATCCATCACCTGCTGAACGTTGCTCTCGGCCAGCATCGCGCAGCCGCTCTGGCGAACCGCCATCACATCCTGATGATCGCCGAAAATGTTCAGCGAGTTGGTTGCCAGCGCGCGGGCGCTGACGTGAAACACGCCGGGCAGCAGCTCACCGGCGATTTTGTACAGATTGGGGATCATTAACAGCAGCCCCTGCGAAGCGGTATAGGTGGTGGTCAGCGCCCCGGCCTGCAACGCGCCGTGTACGGCACCGGCCGCGCCCGCTTCGGACTGCATCTCCATTAAACGCACCGGCTGGCCAAACAGGTTTTTCTTGCCGTCTGCCGCCCACTGATCGACGTTTTCCGCCATCGGCGTTGAGGGGGTAATGGGGTAAATCGCGGCGACATCAGTAAAGGCATACGAAATCCATGCCGCTGCCGCGTTGCCATCCATTGTTTTCATCTTTCCGGACATTGCTCATTCCTCGACTGTAAGAGGTCATCTCCCTGTCGCCGTTGCACAGCCTGTGCCAGCTCATTTATCCCTTTATAAACAATGCATTAAAGGTAACCGCAACAAAACGGTTGCATGAAACAAGACAGTGGACGCGACATCCTGTTGAACTGCCGACAAAGTGTCGCACGCCGTGGGTTGTACCCCGACGTACAGAAACGGTGTGCGGAATTGTTCTGTTTCGCACAATTGGTAAGGCGATTGTTTACTCTTTGTCCCTCCCTTTGCGACAGCGAAAACAGCAATGCTTTTAAAATCAATTGATTAAATAAAATGGCACGGCTGGTATGTTCCCTGCACCACAGAGTGAGGCAATTGCCACTCACACAACCAACAGGAGAAACACCATGACCATGCGTCAATGCGCCATTTACGGCAAAGGTGGTATCGGTAAATCCACCACCACGCAAAACCTGGTCGCCGCGCTGGCGGAGATGGGCAAGAAAGTAATGATCGTCGGCTGCGACCCGAAAGCGGACTCCACGCGTCTGATCCTGCATGCGAAAGCGCAGAACACCATTATGGAGATGGCGGCTGAAGTCGGCTCCGTGGAAGACCTGGAACTGGAAGATGTGCTGCAAATCGGTTACGGCGACGTACGTTGTGCAGAATCCGGTGGCCCGGAACCCGGCGTTGGCTGTGCCGGTCGCGGGGTCATTACCGCCATCAACTTCCTGGAAGAAGAAGGCGCCTATGTTCCCGACCTCGATTTCGTCTTTTATGACGTGCTGGGCGACGTGGTGTGCGGGGGTTTCGCCATGCCAATTCGCGAAAACAAAGCGCAGGAGATCTACATCGTCTGCTCCGGCGAAATGATGGCGATGTACGCTGCCAACAACATCTCTAAAGGCATCGTGAAATACGCCAAATCCGGCAAAGTACGCCTTGGCGGGCTGATCTGTAACTCCCGTCAGACCGACCGCGAAGATGAGCTGATCATGGCGCTGGCGGAAAAACTCGGCACCCAGATGATCCACTTCGTTCCGCGCGACAACATTGTACAGCGCGCTGAAATCCGCCGTATGACGGTGATTGAGTACGATCCGAAGTGCAACCAGGCCAACGAATACCGCTCGCTGGCGAACAAGATCGTCAACAACACCAAAATGGTGGTGCCAACGCCGATCACCATGGATGAACTGGAAGCGCTGTTGATGGAATTCGGCATTATGGATGTGGAAGACGCCAGCATTATCGGTAAAACCGCCGCAGAAGAAAACGCGGTTTGATGCACGCCCGCCAACAGGAAGACGACTATGAGCAATGCAACAGGCGAACGTAATCTGGAGATCATCCAGGAAGTGCTGGAGATCTTTCCGGAAAAAACGCGCAAAGAACGCAGAAAGCACATGATGGTGAGCGACCCGGAGATGGAAAGCGTCGGGAAATGCATCATCTCCAACCGTAAGTCGCAGCCCGGCGTGATGACCGTGCGCGGTTGCTCTTACGCCGGTTCTAAAGGGGTGGTATTCGGGCCGATCAAAGATATGGCCCATATCTCCCACGGCCCGATCGGCTGCGGTCAGTACTCCCGCGCCGGACGGCGTAACTACTACACCGGCGTCAGCGGTGTTGATAGCTTCGGTACGCTCAACTTCACCTCTGATTTTCAGGAGCGCGATATCGTGTTCGGCGGCGATAAAAAGCTGACCAAACTGATTGAAGAGATGGAGACGCTGTTCCCGCTGACTAAAGGGATCTCCATTCAGTCCGAATGCCCGGTCGGCCTGATTGGTGACGACATTGAAGCCGTTGCCAACGCCAGCCGCAAAGCCATCAATAAACCGGTCATTCCGGTGCGCTGCGAAGGCTTTCGCGGCGTTTCCCAGTCGCTCGGCCACCACATTGCCAACGACGTGATCCGCGACTGGGTACTGGATAACCGCGAAGGCAAGCCATTTGAAGCCGGTCCTTATGACGTGGCGATCATCGGCGATTACAACATCGGCGGCGATGCCTGGGCGTCGCGCATTTTGCTCGAAGAGATGGGCCTGCGCGTGGTGGCGCAGTGGTCCGGCGACGGCACGCTGGTTGAGATGGAGAACACGCCGTTCGTCAAACTCAACCTTGTGCACTGCTACCGCTCGATGAACTACATCTCCCGCCATATGGAGGAGAAACACGGTATTCCGTGGATGGAGTACAACTTCTTCGGCCCGACCAAAGTCGCCGAGTCGTTGCGCAAAATCGCCGATATGTTTGATGACACCATTCGCGCCAACGCTGAAGCGGTGATCGCCAAATATCAGGCGCAGAACGACGCCATCATCGCCAAATACCGTCCGCGTCTGGAAGGCCGCAAAGTGCTGCTGTATATGGGCGGTTTACGTCCTCGCCATGTGATTGGCGCTTATGAAGATCTGGGGATGGAAATTATCGCTGCGGGTTATGAATTCGCCCACAACGATGACTACGACCGCACCCTGCCGGATCTGAAAGAAGGCACCTTGCTGTTCGACGATGCCAGCAGTTATGAACTGGAAGCCTTTGTCAAAGCGCTGAAGCCGGATCTGATCGGCTCCGGTATTAAAGAGAAGTACATCTTCCAGAAAATGGGCGTGCCGTTTCGCCAGATGCACTCCTGGGATTACTCCGGCCCCTATCACGGTTATGACGGCTTTGCCATCTTCGCCCGCGATATGGATATGACGCTCAATAACCCCGCGTGGGGCCAGTTGACTGCGCCGTGGCTGAAATCCGCCTGATTTTAATCCTGCTATCCCGTCTGTTCACCGATTTGTGGCGCGGGAGGAGAACACCATGAGCCAAAGTGCTGAGAAAATTCAAAACTGTCATCCGCTGTTTGAACAGGATGCGTACCAGATGCTGTTTAAAGATAAACGGCAACTGGAAGAGGCCCACGATCCGGCGCGCGTGCAGGAGGTCTTTCAATGGACCACCACCGCAGAGTATGAAGCGCTTAACTTTCAACGCGAAGCGCTGACCATCGATCCGGCCAAAGCCTGCCAGCCGCTGGGCGCGGTACTGTGCTCGCTGGGCTTTGCCAATACCCTGCCGTATGTTCACGGCTCCCAGGGGTGCGTGGCCTATTTCCGCACCTATTTTAACCGTCACTTTAAAGAGCCGATTGCCTGTGTTTCCGACTCGATGACGGAAGATGCGGCAGTATTCGGCGGCAACAACAACCTGAACACCGGGTTGCAGAACGCCAGCGCTCTCTACAAGCCGGAAATCATTGCCGTCTCCACCACCTGTATGGCGGAGGTCATCGGCGACGATCTGCAGGCGTTTATTGCTAACGCCAAAAAAGACGGTTTTGTCGATGCGGCGATCCCGGTGCCTTACGCGCACACGCCAAGCTTTATCGGCAGCCATATCACCGGCTGGGACAATATGTTCGAGGGCTTCGCCCGTACCTTTACCGCCGATTACAGCGGGCAACCGGGCAAGTTACCGCGTATCAACCTGGTCAGCGGATTTGAAACCTATCTCGGCAATTTCCGCGTGCTGAAACGCATGATGGAGCAAATGGAGGTGCCGTGCAGCCTGCTTTCCGATCCCTCCGAAGTGCTGGATACCCCGGCTGACGGGCATTATCACATGTATGCCGGCGGTACGACCCAGCAGGAGATGCGCGAAGCGCCTGATGCTATCGACACCCTGCTGCTGCAACCCTGGCAACTGGTGAAAACCAAAAAAGTGGTGCAGGAAAGCTGGAACCAGCCCGCTACCGAGGTGCAAATCCCGATGGGACTGGCCGGAACCGACGAACTGCTGATGGCGGTAAGCCAGTTAACCGGCAAAGCCATTCCGGATAGCTTAGCGCTGGAGCGCGGTCGGCTGGTGGACATGATGCTCGACTCCCACACCTGGCTGCACGGCAAGAAATTTGGCCTGTTCGGCGACCCGGATTTTGTCATGGGGCTGACCCGCTTCCTGCTGGAACTGGGCTGCGAACCGACGGTGATTCTGTGCCATAACGGCAGCAAGCGCTGGCAGAAAGCGATGAAGAAAATGCTTGAAGCCTCGCCGTACGGGAAAGAGAGCGAAGTCTTTATCAACTGCGATCTGTGGCATTTCCGCTCGCTGATGTTTACCCGTCAGCCGGACTTTATGATCGGCAACTCCTACGCCAAGTTTATCCAGCGCGATACGCTGGCGAAGGGTGAACAGTTTGAAGTGCCGCTGATCCGCCTTGGGTTCCCGCTGTTCGATCGCCACCATCTGCACCGCCAGACCACCTGGGGTTACGAAGGGGCCATGAGTATCCTCACCACGCTGGTTAATGCGGTGCTGGAGAAAGTCGACAGAGAGACCATCAAGCTCGGCAAAACCGACTACAGCTTCGATCTTATCCGTTAACCATCACAGCCCCGCCTTGCGCGGGGCTCAGGGAGGCACTATGCCGGTCGTTACTATTCGCCAGCGCGGCGCGGATCTCTACTGCTATATCGCCAAACAGGATCTGGAAGCGAAAATCCTGGACGTTGAGCACGACTCCCCGGAACGCTGGGGCGGCGCGATTTCTCTTGAGGGCGGTCGCCGCTATTACGTCAATCTGCAACCCGGACGGCCCTCATTTCCCATTAGCCTGCGCGCCACCCGCGACGCCCTGGTATAAGGAGATGAGCCATGTCCGACAACGATACCCTTTTCTGGCGGATGCTGGCGCTGTTCCAGGCGCTGCCGGAACTGCAACCCGCGCAAATCATGGCGTGGCTGACCGGCGACTGCGATGAGGCGCTGACGCCGGAGCTGCTGGCCTCGCTGGATCAACGCCGTCTGGAGCAGCGCTTTCCTCATGAGGACGCATTAATGTCCGCCGGGCGCTGGGCGCGGGTGAAAGCGTGCCTGAAAGGCGATCTACCCGCCCATTTGCGCGTGATCGACCACGCGGCGCGTCGCCCGCAGTTGATTGTCGCCTTCTGCTCGCAGGATGGGCTGGCAATTAACGGCCATTTCGGCCAGGGGCGGCTGTTTTTTATTTATGCCTTTGATGACCAGGGCGGCTGGCTGTATGACTTACGCCGTTACGCCGCCAGTCCGCAGGACAAAGAGCCCAACGAGAGCCGCGCGCAACTGCTCGGCGATTGCCATCTGCTGTTCTGCGAAGCGATTGGCGGCCCCGCCGCTGCCCGCCTGATCCGCCACAATATCCATCCGATGAAAGTCGCCCCCGGCCAGACCATTAGCTCGCAGTGCGACGCCATCAAAACGCTCCTCAACGGGCAACTGCCGCCGTGGCTGGCAAAACGCCTTGAGCGCGCCAACCCGCTGGAAGAACGGGTGTTCTGAATTCATCCCCTTCGGGGGATTTTTTTGCGTGAACATTGCGCCAATTGTCTGCTTTGTTGCAAAACCGACACTTTTTTTCTCTTAAAAATCAATCACTCATTGCTGGCTCGCGAATTGCACCTGCTGCTACAACCCAACCAGATGATGAGGTGATGATGAAGGGGAACGAGATCCTGGCTTTGCTCGATGAACCTGCCTGCGAGCACAACCATAAACAGAAATCCGGCTGCAGCGCGCCGAAACCCGGCGCGACGGCGGGCGGCTGCGCCTTTGACGGTGCGCAGATCACCCTGCTGCCACTCTCCGATGTTGCCCACCTGGTACACGGCCCCATTGGTTGTACCGGTAGCTCATGGGATAACCGTGGCAGCTTCAGTTCCGGCCCGACGATCAACCGGCTGGGTTTTACCACCGATCTGAGCGAACAGGATGTGATTATGGGGCGCGGCGAACGCCGCCTGTTCCATGCCGTGCGCCATATCGTCAACCGCTACCATCCGGCCGCCGTCTTTATCTATAACACCTGCGTCCCCGCGATGGAGGGCGACGATATCGAAGCCGTCTGTCAGGCGGCAGAAACCGCCACCGGCGTACCGGTGATTGCCGTTGATGTCGCCGGGTTTTACGGCAGCAAAAATCTTGGCAACCGGCTGGCCGGTGAAGTGATGGTGAAAAAGGTCATTGGCGGGCGTGAACCCGCGCCGTGGCCGGAAGATACGCCGTTTGCCCCGGCGCATCGCCACGATATCGGGCTGATTGGCGAATTCAATATTGCCGGGGAGTTCTGGCACATTCAGCCGCTGCTTGATGAGCTGGGTATTCGCGTGCTCGGCAGCCTCTCCGGCGACGGGCGCTTCAGTGAAATCCAGACGCTACACCGGGCGCAGGTCAACATGCTGGTCTGCTCCAGGGCGCTGATCAACGTCGCCCGCTCGCTGGAGCAGCGCTACGGCACGCCGTGGTTTGAAGGCAGTTTTTATGGCGTACGCGCCACCTCTGACGCTCTGCGGCAACTGGCGGCGCTGACCGGAGACCGCGATCTGATGCAGCGCACCGAACAGCTAATTGCCCGTGAAGAACAACGAACAGAGCAGGCGCTGGCCCCGCTGCGTGAACGGCTGCGCGGGCGCAAAGCGCTGCTCTATACCGGCGGCGTGAAATCCTGGTCGGTGGTCTCGGCGCTTCAGGATCTGGGCATGGAAGTGGTGGCGACCGGTACGCGCAAATCCACCGAAGAGGATAAACAGCGCATCCGCGAACTGATGGGTGCCGACGCGCTGATGCTTGATGAAGGCAACGCCCGCTCGCTGCTGGACGTGGTTTACCGCTACCAGGCGGACATGATGATCGCCGGGGGACGCAATATGTATACCGCCTACAAAGCGCGGCTGCCGTTCCTCGATATCAATCAGGAGCGCGAGCACGCCTTTGCCGGTTACCGCGGCATTGTCACGCTGGCCGAACAGCTCTGCCTGACCATGGAAAGCCCGGTCTGGCCGCAAACCCATTCCCGCGCACCGTGGCAATAAGGAGCCCGCAATGGCAGAAATTATCCGTAGTAAAAAGCCGCTGGCCGTCAGCCCGGTAAAAAGCGGCCAGCCGCTGGGCGCGATTCTGGCGAGCATGGGCTTTGAACAGAGCATTCCGCTGGTTCATGGCGCTCAGGGGTGCAGCGCCTTCGCGAAGGTCTTTTTTATCCAGCATTTTCATGATCCGATCCCGCTGCAATCGACGGCAATGGACCCGACATCCACCATTATGGGTGCCGATGAGAACATCTTTACCGCGCTGAATGTACTGTGCTCGCGCAACAACCCGAAAGCGATTGTTCTGCTGAGCACCGGCCTTTCCGAGGCGCAGGGTAGCGATATTTCGCGCGTGGTGCGCCAGTTCCGCGATGAATTCCCGCGCCATAAAGGGGTGGCGCTGCTGACCGTTAATACACCGGATTTTTACGGCAGCCTGGAAAACGGCTACAGCGCGGTGCTGGAGAGCATGGTTGAACAATGGGTGCCGGAAAAACCGCAGCCGGGCGTGCGCAATCGCCGCGTAAACCTGCTGCTCAGCCATTTGCTGACGCCGGGCGACGTCGAGTTGCTGCGCAGCTATGTCGAGGCATTTGGCCTGCAACCGGTGATTGTGCCGGATCTCTCCCAATCGCTGGATGGCCATCTCGCCAGCGGGGATTTCTCGCCGATTACCCAGGGCGGCAGCAGCCTGCGGCTGATTGAACAGATGGGACAGAGCCTCGGCACCTTCGCCATTGGCGTTTCCCTCTCCCGTGCCGCACAGTTGCTGGCGCAGCGCAGCCATGCGGAGGTCGTCACGTTGCCGCACCTGATGACCATGAGCCAGTGCGATACGTTTATTCACCAACTGAAGCGCCTCTCCGGGCGCGATGTGCCGGCGTGGATCGAGCGCCAGCGCGGGCAATTGCAGGATGCGATGATCGATTGTCATATGTGGTTGCAGGGCGCGCCCGTCGCGCTGGCCGCCGAGGGCGATCTGCTCGCCGCCTGGTGCGATTTCGCCCGCGATATGGGCATGGTTCCCGGCCCGGTGGTGGCACCGGTGAGCCAGAAAGGGTTGCAGGATCTGCCGGTCGAAAAAGTGATCATCGGCGATCTGGAGGATATGCAGGATCTGCTGTGCGATACGCCTGCATCGCTGCTGGTGTCCAATTCTCATGCCGTTGATTTGGCCAGCCAGTTCAACATTCCGCTGGTGCGCGCCGGTTTCCCCCTGTTCGACCGTCTGGGCGAATTTCGCCGCGTGCGCCAGGGTTACGCCGGGATGCGCGACACCTTGTTTGAGCTGGCGAATGCGCTGCGCGATCGCCACCATCATCTTGCCGCTTATCACTCGCCGCTGCGCCAGCGTTTTTACGAACCCGCATCTTCGGGAGGTGACTATGCAACATGTTAGCCGACAATTCAGCACCATCTGCGACAGTGAATGGTCGATGAGAGTGGCCTTTGCCAGTTCCGATTACCACCATGTCGATCAGCATTTCGGCGCGACGCCGCGGCTGGTGGTGTACGGCGTTAAAGAGGATGACGTCACCCTGCTGCGGGTGGTGGATTTCTCGGTACTGCCCGGCCATCAGCAGGAGAAACTGACCAGCCGGATTAACGCGCTGGAGGATTGCGTGACGCTCTACTGCGTGGCGATCGGCGAGGCGGTGTTTCGCCAGCTTTTGCAGGTTGGCGTGCGCGCGGTGCGCGTTCCAGCAGAGACGACGATTGTCGGGCTGTTGCAGGAAATCCAACACTACTGGTACGACAAAGAGCAGCGAAGAAGCGCGCGCAGCCGCAATCCCGATCGCTTTGCCGGGCTGCTGGCGGAAGATGAGTGGCAGGAAGAGGATGAGCGCTGATGCCTTTTCTGTGTCAGCTCTGTGACAAAGCCAACATAAAACTGCGACATAGTTCGCGGTTTTATGTCAGGCGTCAAAATCATCTCATTGAAATATAACGACTTCATCTTCTGGTACTGCTTTTGCTTCAACGATATTACCCGCTGTTGATTGACGCGGTGTAATGCGCTCCGGCGCGTTCCGTCATACATACTGGGAGCCAAAAGCATGTGGAATTACTCCGAGAAAGTG
The Kosakonia oryzae genome window above contains:
- the nifE gene encoding nitrogenase iron-molybdenum cofactor biosynthesis protein NifE; this encodes MKGNEILALLDEPACEHNHKQKSGCSAPKPGATAGGCAFDGAQITLLPLSDVAHLVHGPIGCTGSSWDNRGSFSSGPTINRLGFTTDLSEQDVIMGRGERRLFHAVRHIVNRYHPAAVFIYNTCVPAMEGDDIEAVCQAAETATGVPVIAVDVAGFYGSKNLGNRLAGEVMVKKVIGGREPAPWPEDTPFAPAHRHDIGLIGEFNIAGEFWHIQPLLDELGIRVLGSLSGDGRFSEIQTLHRAQVNMLVCSRALINVARSLEQRYGTPWFEGSFYGVRATSDALRQLAALTGDRDLMQRTEQLIAREEQRTEQALAPLRERLRGRKALLYTGGVKSWSVVSALQDLGMEVVATGTRKSTEEDKQRIRELMGADALMLDEGNARSLLDVVYRYQADMMIAGGRNMYTAYKARLPFLDINQEREHAFAGYRGIVTLAEQLCLTMESPVWPQTHSRAPWQ
- the nifH gene encoding nitrogenase iron protein, with translation MTMRQCAIYGKGGIGKSTTTQNLVAALAEMGKKVMIVGCDPKADSTRLILHAKAQNTIMEMAAEVGSVEDLELEDVLQIGYGDVRCAESGGPEPGVGCAGRGVITAINFLEEEGAYVPDLDFVFYDVLGDVVCGGFAMPIRENKAQEIYIVCSGEMMAMYAANNISKGIVKYAKSGKVRLGGLICNSRQTDREDELIMALAEKLGTQMIHFVPRDNIVQRAEIRRMTVIEYDPKCNQANEYRSLANKIVNNTKMVVPTPITMDELEALLMEFGIMDVEDASIIGKTAAEENAV
- the nifJ gene encoding pyruvate:ferredoxin (flavodoxin) oxidoreductase, with amino-acid sequence MSGKMKTMDGNAAAAWISYAFTDVAAIYPITPSTPMAENVDQWAADGKKNLFGQPVRLMEMQSEAGAAGAVHGALQAGALTTTYTASQGLLLMIPNLYKIAGELLPGVFHVSARALATNSLNIFGDHQDVMAVRQSGCAMLAESNVQQVMDLSAVAHLSAIKGRVPFINFFDGFRTSHEIQKIEVLEYDDLAPLLDTDALNRFRRNALNPDHPVIRGTAQNPDIYFQEREAANRYYDALPEIVENYMAEIYRLTGREYHLFDYYGADDAEQIIVAMGSVCDTISEVVDALIDSGEKVGLVTVHLFRPFSLSHFFAKIPKSVKRIAVLDRTKEPGAQAEPLCLDVKNAFYHQHDAPLIVGGRYALGGKDVLPGHIVSVFENLKKPLPKDGFTVGIFDDVTHTSLPVPSHEVHVSREGITACKFWGLGSDGTVSANKSAIKIIGDKTPMYAQAYFAYDSKKSGGITVSHLRFGERPITSPYLIHRADFIACSQQSYVDKYDLLEGLNPGGTFLLNCTWFGEELEARLPNSMKRYIAREGIRFYTLNAVDIARKLGLGGRFNMLMQAAFFKLAGIIDPQAASDYLKQAVEKSYGSKGQKVVDMNNAAIDLGMEAIQEVMVPERWATLEDDTVEETRMMPDFIRDILEPMNRQNGDKLPVSAFVGMEDGTFPTGTAAWEKRGIALQVPVWNPEGCTQCNQCAFICPHAAVRPALLNQEERDAAPIALLSKAAQGAKDYDYHLAISPLDCSGCGNCVDICPAKGKALTMQPLESQLAMQPVWDYALALSPKSNPFNKTTVKGSQFETPLLEFSGACAGCGETPYARLVTQLFGDRMMIANATGCSSIWGASAPSIPWTTNHKGQGPAWANSLFEDNAEFGLGMMLGGRAVREQLASDAMDALAAPHSEALQQALRQWLENKDRGEGTRERGEQLSALLAQEKGDDPLLNRMYQNRDYFAKRSQWIFGGDGWAYDIGFGGLDHVLASGEDVNILVFDTEVYSNTGGQSSKSTPVAAIAKFAAEGKRTRKKDLGMMAVSYGNVYVAQVAMGADKAQTLRAIAEAEAWPGPSLVIAYAACINHGLKAGMGCSMREAKRAVDSGYWHLWRYNPQLMAKGKNPFILDSDEPEESFRDFLMGEVRYASLGRTAPELADQLFEQTEQDAKQRFAQYQRMAGE
- a CDS encoding NifB/NifX family molybdenum-iron cluster-binding protein — its product is MSDNDTLFWRMLALFQALPELQPAQIMAWLTGDCDEALTPELLASLDQRRLEQRFPHEDALMSAGRWARVKACLKGDLPAHLRVIDHAARRPQLIVAFCSQDGLAINGHFGQGRLFFIYAFDDQGGWLYDLRRYAASPQDKEPNESRAQLLGDCHLLFCEAIGGPAAARLIRHNIHPMKVAPGQTISSQCDAIKTLLNGQLPPWLAKRLERANPLEERVF
- the nifK gene encoding nitrogenase molybdenum-iron protein subunit beta, which produces MSQSAEKIQNCHPLFEQDAYQMLFKDKRQLEEAHDPARVQEVFQWTTTAEYEALNFQREALTIDPAKACQPLGAVLCSLGFANTLPYVHGSQGCVAYFRTYFNRHFKEPIACVSDSMTEDAAVFGGNNNLNTGLQNASALYKPEIIAVSTTCMAEVIGDDLQAFIANAKKDGFVDAAIPVPYAHTPSFIGSHITGWDNMFEGFARTFTADYSGQPGKLPRINLVSGFETYLGNFRVLKRMMEQMEVPCSLLSDPSEVLDTPADGHYHMYAGGTTQQEMREAPDAIDTLLLQPWQLVKTKKVVQESWNQPATEVQIPMGLAGTDELLMAVSQLTGKAIPDSLALERGRLVDMMLDSHTWLHGKKFGLFGDPDFVMGLTRFLLELGCEPTVILCHNGSKRWQKAMKKMLEASPYGKESEVFINCDLWHFRSLMFTRQPDFMIGNSYAKFIQRDTLAKGEQFEVPLIRLGFPLFDRHHLHRQTTWGYEGAMSILTTLVNAVLEKVDRETIKLGKTDYSFDLIR
- the nifD gene encoding nitrogenase molybdenum-iron protein alpha chain, with protein sequence MSNATGERNLEIIQEVLEIFPEKTRKERRKHMMVSDPEMESVGKCIISNRKSQPGVMTVRGCSYAGSKGVVFGPIKDMAHISHGPIGCGQYSRAGRRNYYTGVSGVDSFGTLNFTSDFQERDIVFGGDKKLTKLIEEMETLFPLTKGISIQSECPVGLIGDDIEAVANASRKAINKPVIPVRCEGFRGVSQSLGHHIANDVIRDWVLDNREGKPFEAGPYDVAIIGDYNIGGDAWASRILLEEMGLRVVAQWSGDGTLVEMENTPFVKLNLVHCYRSMNYISRHMEEKHGIPWMEYNFFGPTKVAESLRKIADMFDDTIRANAEAVIAKYQAQNDAIIAKYRPRLEGRKVLLYMGGLRPRHVIGAYEDLGMEIIAAGYEFAHNDDYDRTLPDLKEGTLLFDDASSYELEAFVKALKPDLIGSGIKEKYIFQKMGVPFRQMHSWDYSGPYHGYDGFAIFARDMDMTLNNPAWGQLTAPWLKSA
- the nifT gene encoding putative nitrogen fixation protein NifT, with product MPVVTIRQRGADLYCYIAKQDLEAKILDVEHDSPERWGGAISLEGGRRYYVNLQPGRPSFPISLRATRDALV